Below is a genomic region from Epinephelus moara isolate mb chromosome 9, YSFRI_EMoa_1.0, whole genome shotgun sequence.
gAGACAATTTGACACACatattcggctccattacagctcacaaggttcactgacaaaacaactgtcttatactaaacaaaAAGTGAACCTCCACTTCAGGCTTATTTGGATGGAAGCAGCAGCTGTTTGATGATCTCTTCTTTACTTTGCACTCGTTAGTAGAACTCACACTTTGATCTTGTCGTCCTGCTGCGACTCGACACTGAAATCTTTGCTCTAATCAACAGGTGACCAAAGAGGAGTTTGTCAACTATTACTGCGGAGTCAGCGCCTCCATCGACAGTGACGTCTACTTTATTCTGATGATGAAAAACGCCTGGAGGCTCTGAACACAAAGGACACTGACGAACTGTTCAGCTGCTCCCAGCTGTAAATCACTGTTAGATCATTCTCTGCATGACGTTAGCACCGTAGTTTAAAGGCAGATCATCATCAGGTCTGATGTGTTGTAGATGATGACAGGGCGACAGCATCACTTCATAACTGTTCTGTTTTATTACATGCAACACCGTCAgctctgtttaaataaagaacATGTTGTACAATCAGATGTTACGGTGTAGTACACACAGCTGAAATATTACAATCAGACCGGAGAGGAAATAAAGTGTAcattctgtgtttgtctttcagcCGTCGCTGTGAGGAAACATGAGGTGTAGGTTGTGTCAGATACATGAAAAAGCAGCATGGTGCTTGGTGTGGGGTCAGGTCGCTGCAGCAGCACGTGTCACCTGTCTGACCAGAACGACACGTACTGCTGGTCAGCGGAGGGAGACGAGCCTGATCCATGACGAACAACAGCTGAAGTTCTTTAACAGTTTCAGTGCAGATACGAGCAGCTTTCTTTAAAAAGACCTCGCTGGTGTTTCTGGACGTTTTAGCTCAAATCAAACAGACGGGTGACAAATTAAAAGGAAACACCTGAACGACTCAAACGCTCATCCTCTTCACCTCCGCAggagcacagcagcagctccagactctGACCTGCAGCAGCTCAAACTTAGCCGGGGTTCTGATACCGGACCGCCCCGCCCTGCTCCCAGCTGGATCAGAAACCTGTCTGCTGTGAAACAGATCAGGCACAGCGCTGCCGCACCTTAACGCTACATCACCTCCACCCAGACTGAGGTCGCTGATCTGCCAGGTAGCTTCTAAGGAAagccaaaaaaacagaagagcGTAGACCTTTGTGCCAGGGCGGTGCTGAGGACATTCAAGAGTTCTTTTAGGTGGTCTTTGAGGAAGTTCTAGCACTCACTTAGGTGGATCTAGGGGTGTGGTCAGGTGTGGTCCTCTAAGAGGTTCATGTGGACACTGAGGAGTTTGTAGTAGTCCTTGAGGTGGTTCTGTTGTCCATTTAGGAGGTTCTACCTGGTCCTTGTGGTCTGTCAGGTGGTTCTTCAGGTTATTCTAGTTACTTTCATCTAAATTTTCTGATGTTTAGGTTCTACATGGTTCTTGTGAATACAGAGGGTTTTTTTGTAGTCCTTTAGGTGGTTCTGGTGTCCACTGAGGAAGTTCTAATGGTCATTTAAGTGGTTCTTTTGGTCTGTTAGGTGTTTTTTGTGGATAGTTACTTTAATCTGTCATTACTTTGTACATCATTTTGAGAGCTGGAGGGCTTCAAACTTCCTCAAAGGTTTGGATTAAGGCATTGAGGTGGTTCCACTGGTCCTTTTGGTGGTTCTAATGGTTTGTTTGGTTGTTATGGTCATGTATGTTTATGTGATACCAGTAGTCGCTGAGGAGGTTCTAGGAATCATTAAGGTGGTTCTAGTGGTCATTGACAAAGCTCTATGTGGTTCTTGTGGTCTGTCAGGTGGATCTTCGGGTTACTCTAGCTGTTAttaatttgtacattatttagAAATCTTAGGGCTTACAACATCCTCAAAGGTTTGGGTTTAGATGTAAGGAGGTTCAACTCATCCTTTAGGTGGCTCTAGAGGTCATTTAAGGGGTTCTATATGATTGTTGTTCACTGAGAAGATTCTAGGGCTCATTTATATGATGATAACCGTCACTGAGGAGGTTCTAGGAATCCTCGGGGTGGTTCTAGTGGCCATTTGAGAGGTTCTTTGTGGTTCTTGTGGTCTGttaagtggtttttgtggttACTTTAAACTGTCATTAATTTGTACATCATTTAGGGATCTTAGGGCTCAGAGCTAGAGGGCTTAGAACTTCCTCAGAGGTTAGGGTTTTAGGgagttcatttcatttaatttgtttattgtcaTTTGCATGCTTGCACGTGAAACGAAATTTCTAGGAATCCTTTCCTTCTAGGGGTCATTTAAGAGGTTCTACAAAGTTCTTATGGTTATTACTTTAATGAGTCGCACATATAACACGCCATCAAAACGTCACACTCGTCATGCTTTGCTCACACTTTTAACACAGACATCATGTCGGTGCTTCGCTGtcggcttaaaggcgagacaactctgtccctctgtgtcacGATCGTACCGTTTATACAGAACGATGAGGCGGCATGTCGGCGTGACCTTCCTTGAACAGGCGATGTAAAACTCTATGACGAGGAGAACTGAAGGTGTTCTAGTGGAACAACACTTAAGTAACTCACCTCAGACGgagatttattttcatttgtcacCCATCTGTGAGTCGCTGGACGACCCTCCAAGCAGCCAACTGAATCTTTTTATTTGGTTGCTTCACTACAGAGAACATGGCGCTCAGCTGAAAGATGAGCTGAGCCTTAACCAGTGCCGTCTGGACGCTCTCTGGAGACACCTCTCTGTGATTTGTAGTAAAAcctgcagaaacacagcagctgaCTGTATGAGGAGGTCTGTCAGTATACAATGTGCCATATATGATTCAGATATACTTGATACAATCGTACGGCgtcaaaagcaacaaaataaacataaagcTACATTTCCGTCTCTCTGGGTCAACAGCCCACATTTAACAAACTGCTACTGTCACACTCTGGACTCCAGagagagataaaaataaaatatctccaCTTTTACTCgctgaaggaaaaataaaaattctgcTGCGCAGACTTTGACCATTTAAAAAACTGGAGACATCAAGGGGTGAATAAAATCAACTCTGACCTGTTGGTGGCGCTACAGGAAAAGTGAAAGGATCACTGAGAGTCAGTGAGACCGTGAAGACCCGTCCAACACTGTccaggaaatgttgctaatatttcactaaaaaaaacacaccacctCATGGTGGCGTTcgagggttcatcctctggccAGAGCCGTCCGTGCAGGATGTTATAGTCACAACAATTAACACAAAATCAGCCAATCCCTGTGAATTTTGAGCGGTCACTGAAACTTAACCACAAATTTGACTATTAACATCTGATTTCATGGTGGAACTGCATGCAGCGCAATGattctctctgtgtttatctgCAGGACAGGAGCTcagggtcacacacacagtgacagggctaactgttagcatcacatggctaacgtGACCTAGgggttattaacaggtttaatgaCACAGTCGAGCTGTTTTGGTGTCAGCTCGGTGTCTGATGTTCTCAGCAGGAGAGGAGCAGCTTATGGAGACGCTCCTGCAGCTCTGCGTCAAACACCATCAGCAGCTGATTGTTGGTCATCAGCTGTTGATGCAGCCACCCCCCATCTCCGCAAATCACGaatagattctaattctgtgggaaacactgagcgCTCACGATAATGAGCTCCGAATCAGAAACAGCATCACAGCTACTCTTGTAATTTCCACTTGCCCAAAAATTGAACTGCAAAAAAAGGCCAAAAGAAGTTGTAAAGAATTTTTTGAAATGAGAAATATCAGGCCGCAACAATCCCAAACACAGCCTGCGAAATCCTGGACAGACTGACGAAGTGAACGTCTGTGAAACGTTGATGGAAATAGAGATATTCCAGAGTGGATCAGAGACGTGGACTGACTGATATTAAAGGAATCATTTTGTGGCTGGTCAGAGTTTTCTGAGGTGTCATTTTCCAGTTTTGTCCGTCCATCACTGTCCCTCTTCGTCCTTCTGACCTACTTGATCTGATAAAAACTGGACATGGTGACGTAAGCCTCCGCCTCATTCCCTCCGCCGCTGCACTCAGGCTGAGGTGTGTGAGCTCTCTCCTCGGGCGGCTGCACTTGGACGGGGGACAGACTGGTGCTCTGGAGGGCGTCCTCTCCGTCAGAGGAGCTCCGGCTCAGCAGGGCGGACAGCTCCAGCTCCTCTGTGCTGACGCTGGTGGTGCTCCTGGAGGAGTCAGAGCTGTGGGAAGAGCCGGGAAATTCGGAGTGAGCACCGTCAGCGGCTGCAGCAGCGATCGAAGTTTCCTCACACGGCTgctcctccatcttctccactTTAAGAGCGCTGAACACTTCAGGTTTGAAGTTCAACAGGAGGCCCTGAAACAAACAGGACAGATCCCATCAGTGTGTGGCGCATCAGTCAGAGCGGTCTGAACGTCACCTCATCTCAGATCAGATGTTCTCCTCTGACATCACTGCACTCACAGTTTGTTCGTTTAGTCATGTTTAACCCTGTTGAAGCGGTCCTCCAGTGACTACGGTGGTATTTCTGCTTATCGTGTCATTTCCTGGAGTGTCTTCAAATGCttcctaaaatctgtacaattatgtttctgatatgaatgtaatgattaaatgatatattttggtggtttgagttgaaggtgtgcctcttttcttttttgttttctgttttggttctttgttgtttttaacctctgtgaggcactttgtgttactgtcgtATGAAAAGtgtcatataaataaagttgatttgatttgaaatgtAAAGCTACATGTACATCCACCCACTGTGCCGGGGGGTAGGTGCTGCCTTTGTTAAGTCAGTGAAGGCAGTCTGACTTCCTTTTATTGGCTATAATTTTAATTATAATGCATAAttatgaaaaatgtcccatCATGCACCCCATTAACGATCAATaaagtgactattttagtacaAACTGTGCGCTGCGGCACTTGGAGTTAGTATTCCTGAATGCACCTCTAACTCTGACCACTAGAGGacgctgtggttgtttttctgaTGAGGACAGTCTCACAGTAAAATGACTCACTTTATTTGGCTTGCAGATCTgcaccagtgtgtgtttggggtgcGGGATGCTCGGCCACATGTAGGTAAAAATTCTGCAAAGGAATGAAAAGagaaatattaatatatgacTCACGTGTGAATGAACTGACTCTACGACAAGAAAGCAGAGACATCATACTTGTTTTTCCAGAAGAAAATAACACTTAAAGGCACCACCAGCAAAACGACGAAACACAGAAGCAGTGTGTACGTCTCCCGTCTCCCGTCCCTCTGTTTATTTTCTCCTGGAGGAAAACAAGAGCACAGAGTCAGATGAGGTCGTTATTCTGATGTGAGCGTGAACAGGACTTGTTCTCACCAGCGGGAGTAAAGAAGCTGTACGTTTCACTCCAGTCGCTCCAGGTACCCTGCCAAACTTTCACTGGTAACGCTCGCACTTTGACGTGATACACGGTGTGTCTGCGGAGGTGCTGCATGTCGATCTTTAGAGTGTCCGATGAGAAGTTTTGAGGCTGTGGTCAAACAGGAAGTACAGCTCAGTCACTGCTGAACATCGTCAGAGGAAGAAATAAAAACTGCAGCAACACAAATCAAATGATGTTACTATTGTTCTGTCGGGGCTCTGGATGAGCAGCTGGAAGAGTTGGTTTTCGAGTTTCAGGTAGTCTTTGTGGTACGGAGTCTGAATACGAATCACAGCCTGGTTTGACTCATGGTCGAAAGTCACGTTCTTCACCTGAGGACTTCTCGGTTTGACTGCAGGGACACAACAAACAACCACGAGACATCTGAGACATAAAATCACCTTGTAAAGATTCAGATTGAAATCTGTTGGATTGtgttgatgtgtttctgttcatGGCCTCCAGAGGATGATCCTCTTGTTCCGACGGTCCATTGTCCCAAAATCTgtatttgatgtttttctcgtcaaaaagccaataagatttatatctgtctgtctgtctgtctgtctgtcaccatGATGACAAACTGTCCCTCaccttaacttttttttaacccaaaccGTTCTGTAAACCGTACCTTAACCAAAGAGTCACGTCAAACCATGTAGTGATTACTCAACAGGCCTaacaggcacaggcccaggggcccaaagtgtcaggggcccctgggcctgtgcctgcgaaatgtcacttaaaaactgaaaacgaccacaaaaagacataaaattagCTCCAAGAGAAACAAACTGAGTCAGTGATAATGAGTTCTCCAGCTCTGCAGGAGGGACTCACCTATTTTCTTCAGGTCCACCATGGTTGTGATTAACCTTCCTGACTTCAGGTGGACGGATACGTTGAAGTCAAGGACAAGACGCAGATCTTTGGAGGTGACTGTGTCTCCAGGAACCTTCAAAcacttctcttcttttttatttccattcCAGTCGAAGTAGCTGTGAACAGACAAGCAGAGCCGTGGCTCAGTGACTAAACGTCCTCTGAACGCTGCTGATGTCACACCTACACATGACGGATAAAAGCCATTACCACACTGTCATCCTGTCTATGACATCAGCCTCTTCGTCTTCATCGTCCTCACTGTCGCTCCGGCCTCCGACCAGTTTACAGGTCAGACTGCTTCCTGCCATCAGGATGTCAGAGGTGCAGCTGACTCTGGGctctgacaggaaacacacagattcATTAGCGACGTCACATCCTGTCCCAGTGTCACGCTCACGGTGGACAGGAAGGAAGTCATGGAGCATTAAAGGAACACAGTGGCCATTTGTTTGTCAGTTCTTCGCCACCTGTGacgttgaattcatgaaggaaAGAGAGAATTCACAAAAGGTGAGTGTTGCTGATGAAGTGCAGTAAATGGGGTGCGCCTTTACCTGCAGGTGCCCCACATCAGAACAACAGTCAGATGTTCAGGACGCCACCAACACGTGACTTTTACaccaaaacactgaaacatgatttaaaggtccagagtgGAGGATTTACAATCGGTCACCTTTCAGCCGACAGGAAGTAACAGCACCAGATCGACAAGGTGTGCGTCAGCAGGGCGGGACAAACATGACGTTTGGATGAGGTGTTCTGCGTGCGCCCCACGGCGGGAGATTTAGGCCGTCTTcagatatttttgtaaacagAAATTTTCCTTTACGTTcaagcctctcgtccacacAAACACTCTCTGAGCTGAAAACTGATCAAAACTCTGTTTCCTGTTGAGTGGACGTGTAAAACTGAGCATTTGGaaaatttggggaaaaaatcacACATGCCTACTGATGTTTGGGCAAACactggaaacaacaacaacaatggcggactacTGGTTTGTTAGCGTTTTGTTAGTACTGCTCGGTCTAATGATGACTTTACACCTAAACTCACCACTTCACAAATGAACAGAGGCATCTGCTGCACCTGAGTGTTTGTGGTTTAAAGTCCATCAGAAGCAATGGTTTTGGCTCAGGACTGGTGGAACCAGCAGACGATGGGACACTTTCAGAGTGGGACGGTTGATGATGAGGAGTGGAAGGAAAACTTTCACATGTCCAGACAATCACTCGTCTGTTTCAGTGAGGTTCTTTGTCCTTAAACTGGACGGGAATCAGCGGTGATGAGGGTTTGGTTTTTTCAAGATATAattttaattgacaggacagctaagtgtgaagggcggagagagagagagagacagagagagagaggggacaacacgcagcaaagggccacagccAACAAACAGGCGGTGAAAATTATATTTAGATGATCATATTGACATCACACAATCTTTCACCACAGTTTCAATGTGTCTATCTGTAAGTATTTAATTTtgactcaacacttcctgtttccgtttcaaaataaaagtcccctgacaacatttctgtgaagagaatcccttcatttgttaccacaaggcttttattgtgaaatatacGACAGTGGAGCTGATACATTTcagttctagtcaatgtgtgtgtttccaccggctgcggctgtgctgcgttccggctccgtcacagctccggagccctccgcaacagatacgcaggacttctatttttgctggacgccggagcacaacgcagcaattcagcacagagcagatcgtgcggggcaggaagtcgtacacagaaacaaaataaaacatccggttaattttcaaaataaaatacacagtgttcacgacggatcatatttccctgcactacaccttgaaaactacataatgggcagagacaggcctgaagtcaacaggtcagaggttttcagacgtcatttcaccccgtgaacaccatggacgaggagatgttaatcatggcagtgcacccagatgtcttccggcggagctgcaccgctccgcacagcaaacggacagcggagcacgcagcggataaccagcgctgccgttccgccacggacacgcatccagtggaaat
It encodes:
- the il7r gene encoding interleukin-7 receptor subunit alpha, encoding MLLGCWIAAPLLLLLLLSAGTRAQSGDGDTDMEPRVSCTSDILMAGSSLTCKLVGGRSDSEDDEDEEADVIDRMTVCYFDWNGNKKEEKCLKVPGDTVTSKDLRLVLDFNVSVHLKSGRLITTMVDLKKIVKPRSPQVKNVTFDHESNQAVIRIQTPYHKDYLKLENQLFQLLIQSPDRTIPQNFSSDTLKIDMQHLRRHTVYHVKVRALPVKVWQGTWSDWSETYSFFTPAGENKQRDGRRETYTLLLCFVVLLVVPLSVIFFWKNKIFTYMWPSIPHPKHTLVQICKPNKGLLLNFKPEVFSALKVEKMEEQPCEETSIAAAAADGAHSEFPGSSHSSDSSRSTTSVSTEELELSALLSRSSSDGEDALQSTSLSPVQVQPPEERAHTPQPECSGGGNEAEAYVTMSSFYQIK